Proteins from one Chitinophaga oryzae genomic window:
- a CDS encoding redoxin family protein produces MKSLEQQINELNENLVKQLPSEVLAIFGQSIHELKAQGIEESSIGTGEKFPDFNLLNMNSKAIALKELLKNGKVIVAFFRGSWCPYCAVGI; encoded by the coding sequence ATGAAAAGTTTAGAGCAACAGATTAATGAACTGAATGAAAATTTAGTAAAACAACTTCCTTCAGAAGTCCTGGCGATATTCGGCCAGTCAATTCACGAACTGAAAGCGCAGGGCATTGAGGAAAGCAGTATCGGAACAGGCGAAAAGTTTCCTGATTTTAACCTGTTAAATATGAATAGTAAAGCCATAGCGTTAAAAGAACTGCTAAAAAACGGGAAAGTGATAGTGGCTTTTTTTCGCGGCAGTTGGTGCCCTTATTGC